AATATAAAATATATTCACGGAAACGCTCTTGAGAAACTGCCCTTTGAGGATAAAAGCTTCGACATTTCGATTGCGTCCTATGTGGCTCACGGCATGCATGAGGAGGAACGAAAGCGCTTGTATGCAGAAATGGCTCGAGTCACCCGAAATAAAGTGATCATTTACGATTATAATCAAACCCGTGCTCTGTTGACTTCTGTTATCGAATGGTTGGAACGGGGAGATTATTTCCGCTTTATTAAGGATACGACGCATGAAATGGAACACTGCATATCCGAGATGCGGATGTGTTTTTCGGATGTGAAGGCGATTGATGTGGATACGCGGGCTGCCTGGTATATCTGTACGCCGAATCAGCTTTTCACGGAGAGTCAGTCATTGTAAGTAGAGAAAAGAGGTCTCAGTCATGAAAGAATTTATTCGCAAATGCAAGCTGCCCTACTATGTTTCGGATATTATATTAAACAGTAAATCAGTCGTTTGTCCTGCATCCAGAGAAGAAATGTTGGCGCTTTCCTTCGGGACACCGTCTCAGGACATTTTTGACGTTGAATATCAAGTGGAAGGTTTTGGCACTGTTAAAGAAGCCACTGTAACGAATTGCAAGAACGGCGCGGTGGTCAATTATCCCGATGACTACATGCGGCGGCGGGATCCGGACTGTCTGTTGGTGGCCGACGACAATGATACGGACAAGCCCAAATACGATGATGTATATAATCAAGACTTTGAACCTCTGCGAAACGCTACGTTCGAGTGGCTCAAAAAGCAGGACCTGATCGTGATGCCTTTCAAGG
This sequence is a window from Deltaproteobacteria bacterium. Protein-coding genes within it:
- a CDS encoding class I SAM-dependent methyltransferase, which codes for MKYFDKTDHTKKGAVIDKASAALDLGSYDTILDVGCGTGALCAVLDERGLSVTGIDPASKMLAIAKRHSKSANIKYIHGNALEKLPFEDKSFDISIASYVAHGMHEEERKRLYAEMARVTRNKVIIYDYNQTRALLTSVIEWLERGDYFRFIKDTTHEMEHCISEMRMCFSDVKAIDVDTRAAWYICTPNQLFTESQSL